The DNA sequence GAGTAACTATTTTACCTTCCAGATTAGGGAAAGCGATCTCTAGTTTAGTTCTTTCCTCTAAGGGGAAAACTCTGCCAAACGGAGAATTCAAAAATAACAAAAGTATGCTTAGCCAAATCATAAAGTACTTCATTCCGCGACTTATTGATTAATTATCTCCAACAGCGCCTTTTTAGCCTTCGCATCATTTGACTGGCCCAGCCAGAAGATCGCCTTTTTTCTCAACTCGATGTCGTCTTCGCTTTTGGCTACTTTTATCAAAAAATCGACCGACGCTTTTGAACCCATCTGACCGCAAGATGAGAGGATTTTTTTGCGTACTTTTATGCTGGAACTGGAGTCGTAAATCTCAACTAACAGACTCATGTTCTCTGAGCCGCCCCTTTGGCCGAGCCAGAAGATTGCCTTTTCCTGAATTTCAGGATCGGAGCTGTTTTTGGCAAAATCAACCAGAATATCGCTGGCGCGACTGCCGCCTATTTGACTCACAGAGAATACGACCTTCTCCTTGGCTTTACGATTTTTGATGGTATTGAATATTTCCAAAAGAGTGTCCAGAGTTTCCGATCCCTGTCGCTGGCCAATCCAGAAAATCGCCTTCTCCTGGGCCTTTTCATCCGAATCATCTTTCGCGATTTGCTCGAGAAGTTTTGTTGCCCGGCCGCCGCCGATTTGACTGAGTGAAAAAATAACTTTCTCCCGCGCTTTTCGATTTTTGGTTATGTTGTAAATCTCCATCAGCAGGTCTACTGTCTGTGAATCACCCTGCTGGCCGAGCCAAAAAATTGCTTTCTCCTGCGACTTTGCATCGGAATCGTCTTTCGCAATTTGCTGCAGAATTTTTGCAGCACGACTGCCGCCGGTCTGGCTGATAGAAAAGATGACCTTTTCCCTGACTTTGCGGTCGGTCTCGTTCTTGAAAATATCCAATAAAATGTCGAGGGTTTCAGCACCGCCGCGCTGACCAATCCAGAAAACCGCATACGCCTGCATTTTCGGGTCTCTATCGGTTTTTGCTATCTTGTGCAAGGTATCAAGCGCTTTGGAACCCCTGACCTGGCCAATCCCGAAAATGCATTTTTTTCGTACTTTCTCA is a window from the candidate division KSB1 bacterium genome containing:
- a CDS encoding HEAT repeat domain-containing protein, giving the protein EKVRKKCIFGIGQVRGSKALDTLHKIAKTDRDPKMQAYAVFWIGQRGGAETLDILLDIFKNETDRKVREKVIFSISQTGGSRAAKILQQIAKDDSDAKSQEKAIFWLGQQGDSQTVDLLMEIYNITKNRKAREKVIFSLSQIGGGRATKLLEQIAKDDSDEKAQEKAIFWIGQRQGSETLDTLLEIFNTIKNRKAKEKVVFSVSQIGGSRASDILVDFAKNSSDPEIQEKAIFWLGQRGGSENMSLLVEIYDSSSSIKVRKKILSSCGQMGSKASVDFLIKVAKSEDDIELRKKAIFWLGQSNDAKAKKALLEIINQ